A single region of the Kocuria rosea genome encodes:
- a CDS encoding DUF664 domain-containing protein, producing the protein MPFLTPTVTDERDALAAFASQQIRQVATTLQGLDAEQLRATPSASAMSLGALARHVLFIGGHGPFAVLTDPHRTSGEPLDDAGWAAGAILPEAVQPEDTAESLGAALYSLADRVEAGLRTADPEARIPVPDAPWFPKDLGTWPARWVALHMVEENARHAGHADILRESLDGRTAYELNALADGEPWSPQD; encoded by the coding sequence GTGCCCTTCCTCACTCCCACCGTCACCGACGAGCGCGACGCCCTGGCGGCCTTCGCGAGCCAGCAGATCCGCCAGGTCGCCACCACCCTCCAGGGCCTCGACGCCGAGCAGCTGCGGGCGACCCCCTCGGCGAGCGCCATGAGCCTGGGCGCGCTGGCCCGGCACGTCCTGTTCATCGGCGGGCACGGTCCGTTCGCAGTGCTCACGGACCCCCACCGGACCTCCGGGGAGCCGCTGGACGACGCCGGCTGGGCCGCCGGGGCGATCCTGCCGGAGGCCGTGCAGCCGGAGGACACCGCCGAGTCCCTGGGCGCGGCCCTGTACTCGCTGGCCGACCGCGTCGAGGCGGGCCTGCGCACCGCGGACCCGGAGGCCCGCATCCCCGTCCCGGACGCCCCGTGGTTCCCAAAGGACCTGGGGACGTGGCCCGCCCGGTGGGTGGCGCTGCACATGGTCGAGGAGAACGCCCGGCACGCCGGGCACGCCGACATCCTGCGCGAGTCCCTCGACGGGCGGACCGCCTACGAGCTCAACGCCCTGGCGGACGGGGAGCCGTGGAGCCCGCAGGACTGA